One stretch of Nocardia mangyaensis DNA includes these proteins:
- a CDS encoding ABC transporter ATP-binding protein: MQQAAPRPGSQVLGFASTELTYPGGTVALRGVDLTVRAGEFVSVVGPSGCGKSTLLRIASGLESATGGYTQIGANRIGYVFQDATLLPWRTVRDNVALLAELDRVGKAERYRRADEAIELVGLTGFADHLPRMLSGGMRMRVSLARSLTVDPELFLFDEPFGALDEITRQRLGDEITELFAARRFAGLFITHSVAEAVYLSTRVGVMSGRPGRVVAEFEVPFDFPRRPEIRFTPEFTALAAEVSRTLREAHA, encoded by the coding sequence ATGCAGCAAGCGGCACCGCGGCCCGGCAGCCAGGTGCTCGGCTTCGCATCGACCGAACTGACCTATCCGGGTGGCACGGTGGCACTGCGCGGTGTCGACCTGACGGTGCGCGCGGGGGAATTCGTCAGCGTCGTCGGGCCGTCCGGCTGCGGCAAATCGACACTGCTGCGGATCGCGTCCGGTCTCGAATCGGCGACCGGCGGCTACACCCAGATCGGGGCGAACCGGATCGGCTACGTCTTCCAGGACGCGACCCTGCTGCCCTGGCGCACCGTCCGGGACAATGTGGCCTTGCTGGCCGAACTCGACCGGGTCGGCAAGGCCGAACGGTATCGCCGCGCCGACGAGGCGATCGAGCTGGTCGGGCTCACCGGGTTCGCCGATCATCTGCCGCGCATGCTGTCGGGCGGAATGCGGATGCGGGTGTCGCTGGCGCGCTCGCTCACCGTCGATCCGGAGCTGTTCCTGTTCGACGAGCCGTTCGGCGCGCTCGACGAGATCACCCGGCAGCGGCTCGGCGACGAGATCACCGAGCTGTTCGCCGCCCGGCGCTTCGCGGGTCTGTTCATCACCCATTCGGTAGCCGAGGCGGTGTACCTGTCCACCCGGGTGGGGGTCATGTCTGGACGGCCGGGCCGGGTGGTGGCGGAGTTCGAGGTCCCGTTCGACTTCCCGCGTCGACCCGAGATCCGGTTCACCCCCGAGTTCACCGCGCTCGCCGCCGAGGTCTCGCGCACACTGCGAGAGGCGCACGCATGA
- a CDS encoding pyridoxamine 5'-phosphate oxidase family protein — protein sequence MITSSTVFGHDCDPAEYADIDPVRLLSMWIPAPGAAPPPLMALATVAEDGYPRARHVLLSEYRDGAVRFHTDATSAKVAELRATPRAAVTVAWPEIGRQVSVCGDISSSEPQHDRTVYARRGRYLQLLAWLNTPEVAALDPERRHATWARFDAEHPQLEPPPNWLGFSLEPRELTFWRGDPLGPSQRTRYRRTDDRWTVEVLPG from the coding sequence ATGATCACGAGCAGCACGGTCTTCGGGCACGACTGCGACCCGGCGGAGTACGCCGACATCGACCCGGTGCGCCTGTTGTCGATGTGGATTCCCGCTCCCGGCGCCGCTCCGCCGCCGCTCATGGCGCTGGCCACGGTCGCCGAGGACGGCTACCCGCGGGCCCGCCACGTTCTGCTGAGCGAATATCGCGACGGCGCCGTGCGATTCCACACCGATGCCACCTCGGCCAAGGTCGCCGAACTCCGCGCGACCCCCCGGGCGGCGGTGACCGTGGCCTGGCCGGAGATCGGCCGGCAGGTCAGCGTGTGCGGCGACATCTCGTCGTCCGAGCCGCAGCACGATCGGACCGTGTACGCGCGGCGCGGACGCTACCTACAGCTGCTCGCCTGGTTGAACACCCCCGAGGTCGCCGCGCTCGACCCCGAGCGCCGCCATGCGACGTGGGCGCGGTTCGACGCCGAGCATCCCCAACTCGAGCCGCCGCCGAACTGGCTCGGATTCTCGCTCGAGCCAAGGGAATTGACGTTCTGGCGTGGCGATCCGCTCGGGCCGTCCCAGCGCACGCGCTACCGGCGTACCGATGATCGATGGACTGTGGAGGTACTTCCCGGATGA
- a CDS encoding FAD-binding oxidoreductase → MTEAGRPEFGPDQLDALLDDLLALLGPRGVSTLDRALDRASRDGSGMSPILSAQHPLGRPDAVCYPKSAEQVPAIVRAAVRHGVPITARGKGTGNYGQVVPRFGGLVMDMTSLGRVTAITDTTVTAQAGARMIALEQAAWDVGKQLWMYPSTVQSTLGGFLAGGSAGTGTIVHGRNHMGFVESLDVVFAHEDAEIVHLEGAAAQPMVHTYGVAGIIVAATVRIEPLQDWQCLYASFDSHYAAFPAAFRAAGIEPKPRLISADCATIVDALPSDPALVRGRANVRGIIDAAALDETVAVLEAAGGRIEAVRSGLAQTARLSTLSYNHPTWWLQKAVPDTYFHMECQGDALVTRLREVEEVYEGGMLHLEVGHETMFGMINGVYHDPGQVFAGVPALEALGVRVHSPHQSYVDLDADRVKAIAGSTDPKGLLNPGRWQQ, encoded by the coding sequence ATGACCGAGGCCGGACGCCCGGAATTCGGACCGGATCAGCTCGACGCGCTCCTCGACGACCTGCTCGCGCTGCTCGGCCCACGCGGGGTGAGCACCCTGGACCGGGCACTGGACCGGGCAAGCCGGGACGGCTCCGGGATGAGCCCGATCCTGTCGGCGCAGCATCCGCTGGGCAGGCCGGATGCCGTCTGCTACCCGAAGTCGGCCGAGCAGGTGCCCGCGATCGTGCGGGCGGCGGTACGCCACGGCGTCCCGATCACCGCCCGCGGCAAGGGCACCGGCAACTACGGGCAGGTGGTGCCCCGCTTCGGTGGCCTGGTGATGGACATGACCTCGCTGGGGCGGGTCACCGCCATCACCGACACGACCGTGACCGCGCAGGCGGGCGCCAGGATGATCGCGCTCGAACAGGCGGCCTGGGACGTCGGGAAGCAGCTGTGGATGTATCCCTCGACGGTGCAGTCGACCCTCGGCGGATTCCTCGCCGGTGGGTCGGCGGGCACCGGCACCATCGTGCACGGGCGCAACCACATGGGCTTCGTCGAATCGCTGGATGTGGTGTTCGCGCACGAGGATGCCGAGATCGTGCATCTGGAAGGCGCTGCGGCACAACCGATGGTACACACCTACGGGGTGGCCGGGATCATCGTCGCGGCGACCGTGCGCATCGAGCCGCTGCAGGACTGGCAGTGCCTCTATGCCAGTTTCGATTCCCACTACGCGGCGTTCCCCGCCGCGTTCCGCGCGGCCGGGATCGAGCCGAAGCCGCGCCTCATCTCGGCCGACTGCGCGACGATCGTCGACGCGCTGCCGTCGGACCCCGCGCTGGTGCGCGGGCGCGCCAATGTGCGCGGGATCATCGACGCGGCCGCGCTCGACGAGACCGTGGCGGTGCTGGAGGCGGCGGGTGGGCGGATCGAGGCGGTCCGTTCGGGGTTGGCCCAGACCGCACGGCTGAGCACCCTGTCCTACAACCATCCCACCTGGTGGCTGCAGAAAGCGGTACCCGACACCTACTTTCACATGGAGTGCCAGGGTGACGCGCTGGTGACGCGGCTGCGGGAGGTGGAAGAGGTCTACGAGGGCGGGATGCTGCATCTCGAAGTGGGCCACGAGACGATGTTCGGGATGATCAACGGGGTCTATCACGATCCCGGGCAGGTCTTCGCCGGGGTGCCCGCGCTCGAAGCGCTGGGCGTGCGGGTGCATTCGCCACACCAGTCCTATGTCGACCTCGACGCCGATCGGGTCAAGGCCATTGCCGGCAGCACCGACCCCAAGGGGCTGCTGAATCCAGGGCGGTGGCAGCAATGA
- the hypE gene encoding hydrogenase expression/formation protein HypE: MREDNAAATFDMDSWVCPMPLRDSPTIVMGHGGGGAMSGELIEHLFLPAFGAAADAGMGDSAVLSLGGVRLAFSTDSFVVKPLVFPGGSIGDLAVNGTVNDLAMSGARPIALSTAFILEEGTALAEIARVAEAVGTAALAAGVTLVTGDTKVVDSGHGDGIFINTAGIGVVDDGVDIRPQRARPGDVVLVSGDIGVHGVAVMSCREGLEFGTTVCSDTAPLNGLVAAMLATGADVHVLRDPTRGGVAATLNEIAGVAKVGVALDERKLPVPDAVRDACGLLGLDPMYVANEGKLVAFVAPEDADRVLSALREHPLGVRAEAIGVCVEEHPGMVVARTALGGTRVVDLPAGEQLPRIC; this comes from the coding sequence ATGCGTGAGGACAACGCGGCGGCGACCTTCGACATGGACAGCTGGGTCTGTCCGATGCCGCTGCGTGACTCGCCGACCATCGTGATGGGTCACGGCGGTGGCGGCGCGATGTCGGGGGAGCTGATCGAGCACCTGTTCCTGCCCGCGTTCGGCGCCGCCGCCGACGCGGGGATGGGCGATTCGGCCGTGCTCAGCCTCGGCGGCGTGCGGCTGGCGTTCTCGACGGATTCGTTCGTGGTCAAGCCGCTGGTGTTCCCCGGCGGGTCGATCGGGGATCTGGCCGTGAACGGCACGGTCAACGACCTGGCCATGTCGGGTGCGCGCCCGATCGCGCTGTCCACGGCGTTCATTCTCGAGGAGGGCACCGCCCTGGCCGAGATCGCCCGGGTCGCCGAAGCGGTCGGCACCGCCGCGCTCGCGGCCGGGGTCACGCTGGTCACCGGCGACACCAAGGTGGTCGACTCAGGCCACGGTGACGGGATCTTCATCAACACCGCGGGCATCGGCGTCGTCGACGACGGCGTCGACATTCGGCCGCAGCGGGCCCGGCCCGGTGACGTGGTCCTGGTCAGCGGCGACATCGGGGTGCACGGCGTCGCGGTGATGAGCTGCCGCGAGGGACTCGAATTCGGCACCACCGTGTGCAGCGACACCGCACCGCTCAACGGGCTGGTCGCGGCGATGCTGGCCACCGGTGCGGACGTGCACGTCCTGCGCGACCCGACCCGCGGTGGCGTGGCGGCCACTCTCAACGAGATCGCCGGTGTCGCCAAAGTCGGTGTCGCACTGGATGAACGGAAACTCCCGGTGCCCGATGCGGTCCGCGACGCGTGCGGGTTGCTCGGCCTCGACCCGATGTACGTGGCCAACGAGGGCAAACTGGTCGCCTTCGTCGCACCCGAAGACGCCGACCGCGTGCTTTCCGCCTTGCGCGAGCATCCACTGGGCGTCCGCGCCGAAGCCATCGGCGTCTGCGTCGAGGAACATCCCGGCATGGTGGTCGCGCGCACGGCACTGGGTGGCACCAGGGTGGTGGATCTGCCTGCCGGGGAACAACTGCCACGGATCTGCTGA
- a CDS encoding DUF6390 family protein: protein MFARYAYAPNRLGYCGPRDAEALRGGCEAQIRALAREFSGAWPYLRVMAKLTGITDPLDHRLVESYWLGGGVGADLDSTTFITELLALLGPTAGQYWSHLTADLVDEAAAHHGFHVFAIYPWSRLLDRGTGEHPLRILDSCRITPATIVANDTTGSVVRCRRLIRDGQLLALSEPELRQVAVDDTDLAAGLRTGDRVALHWNRVCARLTPARLNDLATSTTRQLTVTNRRLTRQHSAAHHPQATRPAGTWPALPC from the coding sequence CTGTTCGCCCGCTACGCCTACGCACCCAACCGCCTCGGCTACTGCGGCCCCCGCGACGCCGAGGCGCTCCGCGGTGGTTGCGAGGCGCAGATCCGCGCGCTGGCCCGGGAGTTCTCCGGTGCCTGGCCCTACCTGCGGGTCATGGCGAAGTTGACCGGGATCACCGATCCACTCGACCACCGCCTCGTCGAGTCCTACTGGCTCGGCGGCGGTGTCGGCGCCGACCTCGACTCCACTACCTTCATCACCGAGCTGCTCGCCCTCCTCGGTCCAACCGCTGGACAGTACTGGTCGCACCTCACCGCCGACCTCGTCGACGAGGCCGCCGCTCACCACGGCTTCCACGTCTTCGCGATCTACCCGTGGTCCCGCCTGCTCGACCGCGGGACCGGCGAACACCCGCTGCGCATACTCGACAGCTGCCGCATAACTCCGGCGACCATCGTCGCCAACGACACCACCGGCTCTGTCGTTCGCTGCCGCCGTCTGATCCGTGACGGTCAACTGCTGGCTCTGTCCGAACCCGAACTCCGCCAGGTCGCCGTCGACGACACCGACCTCGCGGCCGGCCTACGCACAGGCGACCGCGTCGCCCTGCACTGGAACCGAGTCTGCGCCCGCCTCACCCCCGCCCGCTTGAACGACCTGGCCACCAGCACCACCCGCCAACTCACGGTCACGAACCGCCGCCTGACCCGCCAGCACAGCGCCGCGCACCACCCCCAGGCGACCCGCCCGGCCGGCACGTGGCCTGCACTGCCCTGCTGA
- a CDS encoding helix-turn-helix domain-containing protein, producing MTESASVVLIRRRGAPVQKVGGPVPDDAQLALGAELRRRRRERGLTLVELAGQAQISHPFLSQLERGLARPSMLTLARLAAALDTTQVDLMLAADTRDHDAATDAGAQVVRAGEGLRLPRGLAGRGAQAGSSRLLVRDRAAFYPQEFQEVHTEFGPYFEHVEDEWVYVVAGSIVVDLAEGGLARLAEGDGLYYTGGTPHRWRVVDCPRARLIVVKAAGRQADSVAGIAAGPDERP from the coding sequence ATGACCGAGTCCGCGTCGGTCGTGTTAATTCGACGGCGCGGCGCGCCGGTGCAGAAAGTGGGTGGGCCAGTGCCCGACGACGCTCAACTCGCGCTCGGCGCCGAACTCCGCCGCCGCCGCCGCGAACGGGGGCTCACCCTGGTTGAACTGGCCGGCCAGGCTCAGATCTCCCATCCGTTCCTGAGCCAGCTCGAACGCGGACTGGCCAGGCCGAGCATGCTGACCCTGGCCAGGCTCGCCGCGGCGCTCGACACCACGCAGGTGGACCTGATGCTGGCCGCCGACACCCGCGACCACGACGCCGCCACCGACGCGGGCGCGCAGGTGGTGCGCGCCGGCGAGGGCCTGCGGCTGCCGCGCGGCCTGGCCGGGCGCGGCGCGCAGGCGGGCTCGAGCCGACTGCTGGTGCGCGATCGCGCCGCGTTCTACCCGCAGGAGTTCCAGGAGGTGCACACCGAGTTCGGGCCATATTTCGAGCATGTCGAAGACGAATGGGTCTACGTGGTGGCCGGGTCGATCGTCGTCGATCTGGCCGAGGGCGGTCTGGCTCGCCTCGCCGAGGGCGACGGCCTCTACTACACTGGCGGCACACCACACCGGTGGCGTGTGGTGGATTGCCCGCGTGCCAGGCTGATCGTCGTGAAGGCGGCCGGGCGCCAGGCGGATTCCGTGGCTGGGATCGCGGCGGGGCCCGACGAGAGGCCCTGA
- a CDS encoding amidohydrolase family protein: protein MEHPLPHRVSRLRGATLPDGAVVDIDIGRHGGHAVVTAVRPSSPLGEHADQVIDLRGFVVLTAPAEPHAHLDKALSWDVLNPPFGDLDAAIESWRGGSAALTEESFHQRATAAALALLRNGTTAIRTHADILADPDPLRGIRAIDRVRRELAGLLDIEIVALTPPSADAALLHAALDAGADLVGGAPHIAPDPSAELARLLAVAETRGVGADLHVDEFLDGAHHTIARFAERVQAWPSTLTRTAGHCCRLGTMDHAELAELLPTVTRSGLGIVSLPITNLYLQGWDRPVATPRGLTALAALLAAAVPVAAGADNVRDPFNPVGRSDALETASLLITAGHLPPAQAVHLVTDGARDVLGLPMAGVRVGARAELLAVRGTGLLDIVANAPADRIVIRDGAIVSISRTDYRTAYSAELEVL, encoded by the coding sequence ATGGAACATCCACTGCCGCACCGTGTTTCGCGGCTGCGCGGGGCTACCCTGCCCGACGGCGCCGTGGTCGACATCGACATCGGACGCCACGGCGGGCATGCCGTGGTCACCGCCGTACGCCCGAGCTCCCCGCTCGGCGAACACGCCGACCAGGTCATCGATCTGCGTGGCTTCGTCGTGCTGACCGCGCCCGCCGAACCCCATGCACACCTGGACAAGGCACTGTCCTGGGACGTCCTGAACCCGCCGTTCGGCGACTTGGACGCGGCCATCGAATCCTGGCGCGGCGGCAGTGCCGCGCTGACCGAGGAGTCCTTCCACCAGCGGGCCACCGCGGCGGCCCTGGCCCTGCTACGCAACGGCACCACCGCGATCCGCACGCACGCCGACATCCTCGCCGACCCCGATCCGCTGCGCGGGATCCGCGCCATCGATCGCGTGCGCCGCGAGCTTGCCGGGCTGCTCGACATCGAGATCGTCGCGCTCACGCCGCCCTCGGCCGATGCCGCACTCTTGCATGCCGCACTCGACGCGGGCGCCGATCTGGTCGGCGGCGCACCCCATATCGCGCCGGACCCGAGCGCCGAACTCGCGCGCCTGCTCGCAGTGGCCGAGACCCGCGGTGTCGGCGCCGACCTGCACGTCGACGAATTCCTCGACGGCGCGCACCACACCATCGCGCGCTTCGCCGAGCGCGTGCAGGCGTGGCCGTCGACGCTGACCCGCACCGCCGGGCACTGCTGTCGGCTGGGCACGATGGACCACGCGGAGCTGGCCGAGTTGCTGCCCACGGTGACGCGCAGCGGGCTCGGCATCGTCAGCCTGCCGATCACCAATCTGTATCTGCAGGGTTGGGACCGGCCGGTCGCCACGCCGCGCGGACTCACCGCGCTCGCGGCGCTGCTCGCCGCGGCGGTGCCGGTGGCCGCGGGCGCGGACAACGTGCGCGACCCGTTCAATCCGGTCGGGCGCAGCGACGCGCTCGAAACCGCGTCCCTCCTGATCACCGCGGGGCACTTGCCGCCCGCACAGGCCGTGCACCTGGTCACCGACGGCGCACGCGACGTGCTCGGCCTGCCCATGGCCGGTGTGCGGGTGGGCGCCCGCGCCGAACTGCTCGCCGTACGCGGCACCGGACTGCTCGACATCGTCGCCAATGCCCCGGCCGACCGCATCGTCATCCGCGACGGCGCGATCGTCTCGATCAGCCGAACCGACTATCGCACAGCGTATTCCGCTGAATTGGAGGTCCTGTGA
- a CDS encoding creatininase family protein, which translates to MSIATRHFADLTTAEIGDALHPDSVLILPTGAIEPHGPHLPLRTDLVMAEAVTAAAHERAVAEGQDTWLLPALAYTKSDEHANLPGAMWLRAETMLRTVVDLGRSIAATPARRLLFVNCHGGNSALLEVALRELRRRFDLQTFLYAAPAKPGPTESGFGIHAGWAETSMMLHLRPDLVDMSAAKSVVPQSIAGHSHVGFGKPVRFGWLADDFAESGVIGDPTGASAEIGADLFTEKVGALTAAIPEIASFDPGRVRR; encoded by the coding sequence ATGAGCATCGCGACAAGACATTTCGCCGACCTCACCACAGCGGAAATCGGTGACGCGCTGCATCCCGACTCGGTCCTGATCCTGCCGACCGGCGCGATCGAACCGCACGGCCCGCACCTGCCGCTGCGCACCGATCTGGTGATGGCCGAAGCCGTCACCGCCGCGGCCCACGAGCGCGCGGTCGCCGAGGGACAGGACACGTGGCTGCTACCCGCGCTGGCCTACACCAAGTCCGACGAGCACGCGAACCTGCCGGGGGCGATGTGGTTGCGGGCGGAGACGATGCTGCGGACCGTGGTCGACCTGGGGCGCAGTATCGCCGCGACACCGGCGCGGCGGCTGCTGTTCGTCAACTGCCACGGCGGGAACTCGGCGCTGCTCGAGGTGGCGCTGCGCGAACTGCGTCGCCGCTTCGATCTCCAGACCTTTCTCTACGCCGCGCCCGCCAAACCCGGGCCGACCGAGTCGGGTTTCGGTATCCACGCCGGCTGGGCGGAGACGTCGATGATGCTGCATCTGCGTCCGGACCTGGTGGACATGAGCGCTGCGAAATCGGTTGTCCCGCAGTCGATCGCTGGGCACTCGCACGTCGGCTTCGGCAAGCCGGTCCGCTTCGGCTGGCTCGCCGACGATTTCGCGGAGTCGGGCGTGATCGGCGATCCGACCGGGGCCAGTGCCGAGATCGGCGCCGATCTGTTCACCGAGAAGGTCGGCGCGTTGACCGCGGCCATTCCGGAGATCGCGAGCTTCGATCCGGGCCGGGTGCGCCGATGA
- a CDS encoding nitrate ABC transporter substrate-binding protein: MSTVPHRFSRTLRVGACATALSLAALTGCADSGDTASSGYDGPIGSVDLAEVCPAKIVVQTDWNPEAEHGSLYQMLGPDPVYDAGSKKVTGPLFTQGEYTGVDLEVRAGGPAIGFQSVTSQMYQDDSILLGYVDTDQSVQSSGTNPTTAVFASLEINPQMIMWDPATYPDVRTIADLKGTGATVLYFEGSTYMDYLTGAGILDKGQVDGSYDGSPATFVAAGGSKAQQGFASSEPYLYQEEIAQWKKPVAYQLLHDAGFPVYKSALAVRSGELEANASCLDRLVPVMQQAAVDYFADPATANEVILQAVEKYDTGWVYNAGNAEYATETMLSTGVVGNGDNATAGDFDTARVQRVIDITGPVFADQQVSIPAGLTPEQLATNRFIDPSIGFTS, encoded by the coding sequence ATGTCCACTGTCCCCCACCGCTTCTCCCGCACGCTGCGCGTCGGCGCGTGTGCCACCGCGCTCAGCCTGGCCGCCCTCACCGGGTGCGCCGACTCCGGCGACACCGCCTCTTCCGGCTACGACGGCCCGATCGGCTCGGTCGATCTCGCCGAGGTCTGCCCGGCCAAGATCGTCGTGCAGACCGACTGGAACCCCGAAGCCGAGCACGGCAGCCTCTACCAGATGCTCGGCCCCGACCCGGTCTACGACGCCGGGAGCAAGAAGGTCACCGGACCGCTGTTCACCCAGGGCGAGTACACCGGTGTCGACCTCGAGGTCCGCGCGGGCGGCCCGGCCATCGGCTTCCAGTCGGTGACCTCGCAGATGTATCAGGACGATTCGATCCTGCTCGGCTATGTCGACACCGATCAGTCCGTGCAGTCCTCGGGCACCAACCCGACCACTGCCGTGTTCGCCTCGCTCGAGATCAATCCGCAGATGATCATGTGGGACCCGGCCACCTACCCGGACGTGCGGACCATCGCCGATCTCAAGGGCACCGGCGCCACGGTGCTGTACTTCGAGGGCTCGACCTACATGGACTACCTGACCGGCGCGGGCATCCTGGACAAGGGCCAGGTCGACGGCAGCTACGACGGCTCGCCGGCCACCTTCGTCGCCGCGGGCGGCAGCAAGGCCCAGCAAGGTTTCGCCAGCTCCGAGCCGTATCTCTACCAGGAGGAGATCGCGCAGTGGAAGAAGCCGGTCGCCTATCAGCTGCTGCACGACGCGGGATTCCCCGTGTACAAGTCCGCGCTCGCGGTGCGCTCCGGTGAGCTGGAGGCCAACGCGAGCTGCCTCGATCGCCTGGTCCCGGTGATGCAGCAGGCCGCGGTCGACTACTTCGCCGACCCGGCCACCGCCAACGAGGTGATCCTGCAGGCGGTCGAGAAGTACGACACCGGCTGGGTCTACAACGCGGGCAACGCCGAGTACGCGACCGAGACGATGCTGTCGACCGGCGTGGTGGGCAACGGCGACAATGCCACCGCCGGCGACTTCGACACCGCGCGCGTACAGCGCGTCATCGACATCACCGGCCCGGTGTTCGCCGACCAGCAGGTCTCGATCCCCGCGGGGCTGACACCCGAGCAGCTCGCCACCAACCGCTTCATCGACCCCAGCATCGGCTTCACCTCGTGA
- a CDS encoding amidohydrolase family protein gives MTALTLRNATLLPVSGARDWLHGWMTVDSDGRISGIGEGEPPPSDGEIIDVTGKFVAPGFVSAHSHIYTGGMRGVAPDSTLYPWVTRNTEMLLTAQAEDLYWLTLAGSLDFLSNGVTSAYNFTQSRVLSLFDYTSSTMKAAAVQPVEFLTRQIDASADAGIRFVASVRLDDEQLPEDEALSVFGEVMDYAKTTVPPDHYLGGSVYGAVQWSSSAKTARRERAMMDRHGVTNQAHFVETAEQLDIQQAKFDWYDEAGTLGPDFAFGHFVHPTDRMLERAAGAGCSMVWQPLSNGRLGSGIADIPRVLDAGMRVGIGLDDQSCTDVADPFENMRAGLYTQRARHSDASVLSPADMLGLHTLGAAAAIGVDDRVGSLEVGKYADFVVVDPRNPDTGPIWNPVATYVLACTLRNLDAVYVGGRASWSSGRSTHPLAERAVDELHERMVRVAGESGFHPAVPHRAHPR, from the coding sequence ATGACCGCGCTGACCCTGCGCAATGCGACCCTGCTGCCGGTCTCCGGTGCGCGCGACTGGCTGCACGGCTGGATGACCGTCGACTCCGACGGCCGGATCTCGGGGATCGGCGAGGGCGAGCCGCCACCGTCCGATGGCGAGATCATCGATGTGACAGGCAAATTCGTCGCACCGGGCTTCGTCTCCGCGCACAGCCACATCTACACCGGCGGCATGCGCGGCGTCGCACCCGACAGCACGCTCTATCCGTGGGTCACCCGCAATACCGAGATGCTGCTGACCGCGCAGGCCGAGGACCTCTACTGGCTGACCCTGGCAGGGTCACTGGACTTCCTGTCCAACGGCGTCACCTCGGCCTACAACTTCACCCAGAGCCGGGTGCTGTCGCTGTTCGACTACACCAGCTCGACCATGAAAGCGGCGGCAGTCCAGCCGGTCGAGTTCCTCACCCGCCAGATCGACGCGAGCGCCGACGCGGGCATCCGCTTCGTCGCCAGCGTCCGCCTCGACGACGAGCAGTTGCCCGAGGACGAGGCGCTGTCGGTGTTCGGCGAGGTGATGGACTACGCGAAAACGACGGTGCCGCCAGATCATTACCTTGGTGGATCCGTGTACGGCGCCGTGCAGTGGTCGAGTTCGGCGAAGACCGCTCGCCGCGAGCGGGCCATGATGGACCGCCACGGCGTCACCAATCAGGCCCACTTCGTCGAGACCGCCGAACAGCTCGACATCCAGCAGGCCAAGTTCGACTGGTACGACGAGGCAGGCACACTCGGCCCCGATTTCGCCTTCGGCCATTTCGTTCATCCCACCGACCGCATGCTCGAGCGGGCCGCCGGGGCGGGGTGCTCCATGGTGTGGCAGCCGCTCTCGAATGGACGCCTCGGTTCCGGGATCGCCGATATCCCCCGAGTCCTGGACGCGGGAATGCGGGTCGGCATCGGCCTCGATGACCAGTCCTGCACCGACGTCGCCGACCCCTTCGAGAACATGCGCGCCGGGCTGTACACCCAGCGCGCCCGACACAGCGATGCGTCCGTGCTGAGCCCGGCGGACATGCTGGGCCTGCACACCCTCGGCGCGGCGGCCGCAATCGGCGTAGACGATCGGGTCGGCTCCCTCGAAGTCGGCAAATACGCCGACTTCGTCGTCGTGGACCCCCGCAACCCCGACACCGGCCCGATCTGGAACCCCGTCGCCACCTACGTGCTGGCCTGCACACTGCGCAATCTCGACGCGGTCTATGTAGGCGGGCGCGCGTCCTGGTCGTCGGGTCGCTCGACACATCCACTCGCCGAGCGCGCTGTCGACGAACTGCACGAGCGGATGGTGCGCGTTGCCGGGGAGAGCGGATTCCATCCCGCGGTGCCGCATCGAGCCCACCCGCGATAG
- a CDS encoding ABC transporter permease has protein sequence MSIDTKVAAPKRNWKPSTFIAPAAVAAVVLGAWYMVTYAVLSPDRRFLMPPPHEVVTEGLFGPSAPAMLEALQRTATVAFTGLAIAVVLGIVWAVLMAQAGWAEIALFPYAVVLQCIPILALVPLIGFWFGFGFTARVFVCVLIALFPIVSNTLFGLKSVDKGMRELFALRATPRLTVLRKLEFPAAMPAIFAGVRISAGLAVVGAIVGDFFFKQGDPGIGILIDNYRSRLQSPQLFASILLASALGVVVFAFFSWLSRRMVGSWHDTARN, from the coding sequence ATGAGCATCGACACGAAAGTCGCGGCGCCGAAGCGGAACTGGAAGCCGAGCACGTTCATCGCCCCAGCGGCGGTGGCGGCGGTGGTCCTCGGCGCCTGGTACATGGTCACCTACGCCGTGCTCAGCCCCGACCGCCGGTTCCTGATGCCGCCACCGCACGAGGTGGTGACCGAGGGCCTGTTCGGTCCGTCCGCGCCCGCCATGTTGGAAGCGTTGCAGCGCACCGCGACCGTGGCCTTCACCGGACTGGCGATCGCCGTGGTGCTCGGCATCGTCTGGGCGGTGCTGATGGCTCAGGCGGGCTGGGCCGAGATCGCACTGTTCCCCTACGCGGTGGTGCTGCAGTGCATCCCGATCCTCGCGCTGGTGCCGCTGATCGGGTTCTGGTTCGGGTTCGGTTTCACCGCAAGGGTTTTCGTGTGTGTCCTGATCGCGCTGTTCCCGATCGTGTCGAACACGCTGTTCGGGCTGAAGTCGGTCGACAAGGGCATGCGCGAACTGTTCGCGCTGCGCGCCACGCCCCGGCTGACGGTACTGCGCAAGCTGGAATTCCCCGCCGCCATGCCCGCGATCTTCGCCGGTGTCCGGATCTCGGCCGGGTTGGCCGTGGTCGGTGCGATCGTCGGCGACTTCTTCTTCAAGCAGGGTGATCCCGGCATCGGCATCCTCATCGACAACTACCGCTCGCGGCTGCAGTCGCCGCAGCTGTTCGCCTCGATCCTGTTGGCCTCGGCGCTCGGTGTCGTCGTCTTCGCGTTCTTCAGCTGGCTCTCGCGCCGGATGGTCGGCTCCTGGCACGACACCGCGCGCAACTGA